The sequence CAAATTTGATTTTTTTGCCGCCGATGACGATGTTTTGAGTGTTCAGCTCTTCAATGGCCATGCGCACGCCATTTTCATTGTCTTTGCCATAGTGGGCCTGCGCACCGGACATCGGTGCCACATGACCAATTTTCACGACAGCATCCTGCGCTGAAGCCAGGCCTGCCACCATTGCAAGGGTTGCCACTACTGTCAATTTCAATTTCATCTGCATAAAAAACACTCCGGTTAGGAAATTACCTGTGAAGGTTGAGAACATTTTTTAACTCAACAGGAAGGAACATAACGCAATTTTTGGGCCTGCACCATAGCAACGTCCCTAGGTGGGCTTTGATCAGAGGGTTTGCCTTGACAAGCATCATTCACCGTGAAAATAAGCCTCAAGCTGCGTCAGAGCACATCCTGTTGCCGGCTTTGCGGCCGAGCCGCAAAGGCCTCCGATTCCTGCCCAAACGCCTGGCTCACGGATTCACGCACGACCAGTTCAATCTCCTCCCGAAGACGCGGCAAGAGGCCGTCGGCATGCTCCAGGATCAGTTGCTCGATGGCCTCGTGCAAACGCCGCTCCAGCACCAGGTCGATGCGCTGCAGCACGCGCCGGACCATCAGCTCCTGCATTTCAGCCGAAGCCGGGGCCACACCCACGGCGCCGCCGGATGCAGCTCCGCCAGCAACAACCGGATGGACGATTTCGGTCAGCGTGGGCACGTCAGCCGGCGGCCCTGTCAGGCGGCTCATGCCGCGCCTCTGGCCCGGCTGGCCAGGTCATGCCTTTTCAGGGTGTAGCCGCGCGCCGCGTAATGTTTCCAGCGGTCTCGTCCGGCCGGTACATCCTCGGGGTGTATTGAAACCACCTCGATCAAGCGCTCGAATCCTTCAAACCCGCCAGGCACGCCCTGGCCCAGGTTCACCAGGATGTCACGGCCCGGACAATCCGCCGGCGATGCCGCCAGCACGACGGGCGTGGCCGCCAGTGTGCCGGGCGATGCCGCGCCCGTGCAATGCGGAACA comes from Polaromonas naphthalenivorans CJ2 and encodes:
- a CDS encoding DNA polymerase III subunit chi, whose protein sequence is MTEIAFHFNVPDKLAYGCRLLRKAYLSGATVAVIAEPEVLAELDALLWSFSATEFVPHCTGAASPGTLAATPVVLAASPADCPGRDILVNLGQGVPGGFEGFERLIEVVSIHPEDVPAGRDRWKHYAARGYTLKRHDLASRARGAA